The following coding sequences lie in one Thermoplasmata archaeon genomic window:
- a CDS encoding DUF3303 family protein: protein MLFVTQLRVLPGQWEDATRLFKHPKLPNNVMVHEFLGLLGKPDAIVIFEAPDASTAADFMVQFSRFTDATTSLALPIEEFKWTW, encoded by the coding sequence ATGCTCTTCGTGACGCAGCTCCGAGTCCTCCCCGGCCAGTGGGAGGATGCGACCCGGCTCTTCAAGCACCCGAAACTCCCGAACAACGTCATGGTGCACGAGTTCCTCGGCCTCCTGGGGAAGCCGGACGCAATCGTGATTTTCGAGGCGCCCGACGCCTCCACGGCAGCGGACTTCATGGTGCAGTTCAGCCGCTTCACCGACGCGACGACGTCACTCGCGCTGCCCATCGAAGAGTTCAAGTGGACGTGGTGA
- a CDS encoding class I SAM-dependent methyltransferase yields the protein MEPSAMVVRIEGILADLVQPADYIRWEYLSRQRLLATQITSFREHVPARVLDIGCGNGALSLTLSEAAGFDLVAMDILPLRTSAVQARKRGRERPATLHVLLANAERGLPFRDETFEAVVATEVLEHLDEPVRLLGEVHRVLRPGGRFFMTTPNAEALPYRLLRFLPDSVVRNLAGPLTHGALHPELLHDPSHATTPSHPDEHRREGFTLSELRSLGARTGLRVVRRFAYRIPLPDRVMNAVPRRLSRRLAVLGTRPLPMGLQLYAEFERA from the coding sequence GTGGAGCCTTCGGCGATGGTGGTTCGCATCGAAGGGATCCTCGCGGACCTCGTGCAACCGGCCGACTACATCCGCTGGGAGTACCTGTCCCGCCAGCGCCTCCTAGCGACCCAGATTACGAGCTTCCGCGAACACGTCCCAGCGCGGGTCCTCGACATCGGATGCGGGAATGGCGCCCTCTCCCTGACCCTCTCGGAGGCCGCGGGGTTCGACCTGGTCGCGATGGACATCCTCCCTCTCCGCACCTCCGCGGTTCAGGCCCGGAAGCGAGGCCGCGAGAGGCCGGCGACCCTCCACGTCCTCCTCGCGAACGCGGAGAGGGGCCTGCCTTTCCGGGACGAGACGTTCGAGGCGGTCGTGGCGACGGAGGTCCTGGAACACCTCGACGAACCGGTCCGCCTGCTCGGTGAAGTCCACCGGGTCCTGCGACCCGGAGGCCGCTTCTTCATGACGACACCCAATGCCGAGGCGCTCCCGTACCGACTCTTGCGGTTTCTTCCGGACTCCGTCGTGCGCAACCTGGCTGGTCCGCTGACGCACGGAGCCCTCCATCCGGAACTCCTCCACGACCCGTCGCACGCGACGACGCCAAGCCATCCGGACGAGCATCGAAGGGAGGGATTCACGCTCTCGGAACTCCGGTCGCTCGGGGCTCGGACCGGCTTGCGGGTCGTCCGGCGCTTCGCGTACCGCATCCCTCTCCCCGACCGCGTGATGAACGCGGTCCCCCGCCGCCTCTCGCGACGGCTCGCGGTCCTTGGGACCCGACCCCTGCCGATGGGCCTACAACTGTACGCGGAGTTCGAGAGAGCGTGA
- a CDS encoding RDD family protein — MVSGFDLVGHNRTFQIHWVKRVVAFFLDLATVFAPLWSLLYLGGIRQTWVYGVLGGFCLYAYSTAMEAATRCTIGKFILGLEVRSLRGPMTLGKAAIRNFPKLFWFAFPLLDTLAGLVVDGDPRQRWSDKILGTTVAQSHLIHVRTHRVDGAETDGP, encoded by the coding sequence ATGGTGAGCGGATTCGACCTCGTCGGCCACAATCGGACATTCCAGATCCACTGGGTGAAGCGCGTCGTCGCGTTCTTCCTCGATCTCGCGACGGTGTTCGCGCCGCTCTGGTCGCTCCTGTACTTGGGAGGCATCCGGCAGACGTGGGTCTACGGCGTCCTCGGGGGCTTCTGCCTCTATGCCTACTCGACCGCCATGGAGGCCGCCACCCGGTGCACGATCGGCAAGTTCATCCTCGGCCTCGAGGTCCGCTCGCTCCGCGGGCCGATGACCCTCGGGAAAGCCGCCATCCGGAACTTCCCGAAGCTGTTTTGGTTCGCCTTCCCGCTGCTCGACACGCTCGCGGGCCTCGTCGTCGACGGAGACCCGCGGCAGCGGTGGTCCGACAAGATCCTCGGCACGACGGTGGCCCAGTCCCACCTGATCCATGTCCGCACACATCGCGTGGACGGAGCCGAGACGGACGGGCCGTAG